The following coding sequences lie in one Candidatus Nitrospira allomarina genomic window:
- a CDS encoding nitroreductase family protein — translation MEKPADVQFHIHDLLRRRWSPRAFADQPVEREKIQSLLEAARWASSCFNEQPWVFILATSEHPENHQKLLSCLVEGNQIWAKRAPLLLLTVAKLHFDHNGQVNRHAYHDVGLAVGNLVMQATAMDLVVHQMAGILPHTIRERYAFPAGHEAVTGIAIGYQGDASTLPVPLRERELAPRSRKSLREFVFSETWGRNPEEL, via the coding sequence ATGGAAAAACCAGCAGACGTTCAATTTCACATTCATGACCTGTTGCGTCGGCGCTGGAGTCCAAGGGCGTTTGCCGATCAACCGGTCGAGCGAGAGAAAATCCAAAGCTTGTTGGAAGCAGCACGATGGGCTTCGTCCTGTTTTAACGAACAGCCCTGGGTCTTTATTCTTGCGACAAGCGAGCACCCCGAAAACCATCAGAAGCTTCTGAGTTGTCTGGTGGAGGGAAATCAAATCTGGGCGAAACGCGCTCCACTCCTTCTGCTCACGGTGGCAAAACTCCATTTTGATCATAATGGACAGGTCAACCGCCATGCCTATCATGATGTCGGATTGGCCGTAGGAAATCTGGTCATGCAAGCTACAGCCATGGACCTGGTGGTCCATCAAATGGCCGGGATCCTTCCTCACACCATTCGCGAACGCTATGCTTTTCCTGCCGGCCATGAAGCCGTAACCGGAATCGCCATCGGGTACCAGGGGGATGCATCTACCCTCCCGGTCCCGCTTCGTGAACGGGAATTGGCACCACGGTCTCGCAAGTCTTTGAGGGAGTTTGTGTTTTCCGAGACCTGGGGACGAAACCCGGAAGAATTGTAA
- the pyrF gene encoding orotidine-5'-phosphate decarboxylase: MDIPIQERLIVALDVPSLEEARQYVKDLEGAAWFYKIGLELFLAVNADFIKELRAQNCRIFLDLKMNDIDETVRRAVNLAADLEVDFLTIFGNHATAKAAVLGRGAGSIQILTVPLLSSWGEKDLQDLGMLSVRPGEPARFHSLDDYVLWRAEMAMAQGCDGLIASGKYVGILRERFGGKALIVSPGVRPAGQNTHEHQRSLTPFEAIRAGADYLVVGRPIRDADNRRKMAEVIQEEIALAVKAGSKERTLAGER, encoded by the coding sequence ATGGATATCCCCATCCAGGAACGGTTAATTGTCGCACTTGATGTTCCCTCCTTAGAGGAGGCCCGTCAGTATGTGAAGGATTTAGAGGGTGCCGCCTGGTTTTATAAAATCGGCCTGGAATTATTTCTGGCGGTTAATGCGGATTTTATCAAGGAATTACGTGCACAAAATTGCCGGATCTTTTTAGATTTGAAGATGAATGACATTGATGAAACCGTACGCCGAGCGGTGAATCTGGCGGCGGATCTTGAAGTTGATTTTCTTACCATATTTGGAAATCATGCCACAGCCAAAGCTGCAGTGCTGGGTCGGGGCGCCGGGTCCATACAGATTTTGACCGTTCCGCTCCTGTCGAGTTGGGGGGAAAAGGATCTTCAAGATCTGGGGATGTTGAGTGTGCGACCAGGAGAGCCTGCACGTTTTCATTCTCTGGATGACTACGTCTTATGGCGAGCCGAAATGGCGATGGCCCAAGGGTGCGATGGTTTGATCGCCTCAGGAAAATATGTAGGAATTCTGAGAGAACGGTTTGGTGGGAAGGCGCTCATTGTCTCTCCAGGTGTGAGACCTGCCGGACAGAACACCCATGAACATCAACGTTCGTTAACTCCATTTGAAGCCATTCGAGCCGGGGCCGATTATTTAGTCGTCGGGAGACCTATTCGCGATGCGGACAATCGACGCAAAATGGCCGAAGTGATTCAAGAGGAAATTGCCTTGGCGGTCAAGGCTGGTTCGAAAGAGCGGACATTGGCTGGAGAAAGATAG
- a CDS encoding class II aldolase/adducin family protein: protein MITAIGDVLRRCYERGWITTRDGNCSLRRAKSVYLYVTPSGWRKTIVHPEHMVKIKFVDGKLQVAPGTNPSGELHMHYLLTRGMNRTRAVVHVHPTHVVGAIYRGFDLQKICKDFPEIYRYTRIGPTVPALPAISSELGEATAKALGVTETNPAGDYDIVGQANHGVCSMASDPWSAYEHIERLDHICEIVLASGVLP, encoded by the coding sequence ATGATTACGGCCATAGGCGATGTGTTACGGCGGTGTTATGAGCGCGGGTGGATTACAACCCGGGATGGAAATTGTAGCCTCCGGCGCGCGAAGAGTGTGTATCTGTACGTCACTCCCTCAGGCTGGCGAAAGACGATTGTCCACCCTGAGCATATGGTCAAAATTAAGTTCGTAGACGGGAAGTTGCAGGTTGCTCCCGGAACCAATCCTTCCGGTGAACTGCATATGCATTATCTCTTGACCAGAGGGATGAATCGAACTCGTGCGGTGGTACATGTGCATCCTACCCATGTGGTCGGAGCGATCTATCGAGGATTCGATCTCCAGAAAATCTGCAAAGACTTTCCCGAGATTTACCGCTATACCCGGATTGGCCCAACGGTGCCAGCCCTTCCTGCCATCAGTAGCGAACTTGGAGAAGCGACGGCTAAGGCCTTAGGTGTCACAGAAACCAATCCGGCAGGCGATTACGATATTGTTGGTCAGGCCAATCACGGAGTCTGCTCGATGGCTTCCGATCCCTGGTCGGCGTATGAGCATATCGAACGGTTGGATCATATATGCGAAATTGTCCTGGCCAGTGGCGTCTTGCCCTGA
- a CDS encoding tetratricopeptide repeat protein, whose product MPIKIKLALAIREQALGPTHPDVATSLNKLPGLYRSQGKYPGAEPLYQHASTFWKKPWD is encoded by the coding sequence ATTCCCATAAAAATAAAGCTCGCCTTAGCCATTCGAGAACAGGCCTTGGGGCCCACACATCCTGATGTCGCCACCAGCCTAAACAAATTGCCGGGTCTCTATCGCAGCCAAGGGAAATACCCCGGCGCCGAGCCGCTCTACCAGCACGCCTCAACATTTTGGAAGAAGCCCTGGGATTAA
- a CDS encoding hybrid sensor histidine kinase/response regulator: MTMRREWLQILIVQDRPDQLEVLVHVLGEEGYQVVGARTAAEASEYAKCGSFAVAVVDVQTPDVSEVSLLSLLRTNNAEIQMILSQAFASLDSAKDAIGERAVAYLKREASTSELLSTLRRTFRDQLTEYTKGLEIALAERDERFRQLVDHIKEVFWVFAPDQSEIWYISPQYETVWGRSCASLLENPQSLWNAIHHLDQPRFHKPQFAPDVHGVQGECRIVRPDNSMRWVRIQTVPIRKANGDLLSLAGVAEDITERKRVEEALTKTERQFRQSSRMEAIGTLAGGIAHDFNNILTAILGYTELALATVPKESRTQRNLQEVLTAGHRAKHLVLQILTFSRQAGQGKKPTPFHMVIREALKLLRSTIPTTIEIRQVLNTEATILADPTQMHQIIINLCTNAEYAMREHGGILTVSLEDLEVTEELTGAISGLHIGPHVRLTVKDTGLGMTPEVLERLFDPFFTTKPIGEGSGMGMAVVHGIITGHKGAIVVDSIVNKGTTIDVYLPTVPTQALEPVYDQKAIPTGKESVLFVDDEETIVRLGKELLTQLGYTVEVHTSSIEALRTFRQDPHRFDLVITDQTMPGLTGEALSRELLRIRPDLPIILCTGFSHVISAERAKALGIQGYLMKPLAIRDLVPIIRHVLDKTSSSLAES; the protein is encoded by the coding sequence ATGACGATGCGAAGGGAATGGTTGCAAATCCTCATTGTGCAAGACCGTCCTGATCAATTGGAAGTGCTCGTCCATGTTCTAGGTGAGGAAGGCTATCAGGTGGTAGGGGCCAGGACGGCCGCGGAAGCTTCGGAATATGCGAAATGTGGAAGCTTTGCGGTCGCAGTGGTCGATGTGCAGACGCCGGATGTTTCCGAAGTGTCATTGCTTTCTCTTCTTAGGACGAACAATGCAGAGATTCAGATGATCCTGAGTCAGGCCTTTGCTAGTCTGGATTCAGCTAAAGATGCCATTGGTGAGAGGGCTGTTGCTTATCTTAAACGGGAAGCGTCCACATCAGAATTGCTGAGTACTCTCCGTCGAACGTTCCGCGACCAACTGACGGAATACACAAAGGGACTGGAGATCGCGCTGGCGGAGCGGGATGAACGATTTCGGCAACTTGTGGACCATATAAAAGAAGTTTTTTGGGTCTTTGCCCCTGACCAGTCTGAGATCTGGTATATCAGCCCTCAATATGAAACCGTCTGGGGTCGGAGCTGTGCCAGTCTTTTGGAAAATCCTCAAAGCCTATGGAATGCGATTCATCATCTCGATCAACCTCGATTTCACAAACCCCAATTTGCACCGGATGTGCATGGGGTTCAGGGAGAATGCCGGATTGTAAGACCGGATAACTCCATGCGGTGGGTGCGAATACAAACGGTTCCTATTCGAAAAGCAAATGGAGATTTACTAAGTCTTGCGGGGGTGGCCGAGGATATTACAGAGCGGAAGCGCGTGGAAGAGGCGCTGACGAAAACCGAGCGTCAATTTCGACAATCAAGCCGCATGGAAGCGATTGGGACGTTGGCAGGCGGCATCGCCCATGATTTTAATAATATTTTAACGGCAATTTTGGGCTATACCGAATTGGCCTTGGCTACCGTGCCAAAGGAAAGCCGTACTCAACGAAATTTGCAGGAAGTGCTGACCGCGGGGCATCGAGCCAAACACTTGGTGCTTCAAATTTTGACTTTTAGTCGTCAAGCCGGTCAGGGGAAGAAACCCACCCCTTTCCACATGGTCATCCGGGAAGCTCTAAAACTCTTACGATCCACGATTCCCACGACCATTGAGATCCGTCAAGTATTGAACACGGAGGCCACCATTCTTGCGGATCCAACCCAAATGCATCAGATCATTATCAATCTATGCACCAATGCCGAATATGCTATGCGGGAACACGGCGGGATTTTGACGGTCTCCCTGGAAGATCTGGAGGTGACAGAGGAACTCACCGGAGCAATTTCGGGATTACATATTGGTCCGCATGTTCGGTTGACGGTGAAAGATACCGGTTTGGGCATGACTCCTGAGGTACTTGAACGGCTCTTTGACCCTTTCTTTACCACCAAGCCGATAGGCGAGGGGTCTGGTATGGGGATGGCCGTGGTGCATGGAATCATTACGGGTCACAAAGGGGCTATTGTCGTTGATAGTATTGTAAACAAGGGGACGACGATCGATGTGTACCTCCCGACTGTTCCGACCCAGGCCTTAGAACCTGTGTATGATCAAAAAGCCATTCCGACTGGGAAAGAATCAGTGTTATTTGTAGATGATGAAGAGACGATTGTGCGTCTAGGGAAGGAACTTCTCACGCAACTGGGATATACCGTGGAAGTCCACACGAGTTCCATCGAAGCTCTGAGGACATTTAGGCAAGACCCTCATCGTTTTGATCTCGTAATTACTGACCAGACGATGCCAGGATTAACCGGTGAGGCTTTATCCCGTGAGCTTCTGCGAATTCGCCCGGATCTCCCCATCATATTGTGTACAGGGTTCAGTCATGTGATCTCTGCGGAACGAGCGAAGGCATTGGGTATTCAGGGCTATTTAATGAAGCCATTGGCGATCCGGGACCTGGTTCCGATTATTCGCCACGTCCTAGACAAAACATCTTCGTCCTTAGCCGAGTCTTGA
- a CDS encoding response regulator: MANILVVDDDRQVCDLLKQALENQGYTVDCASNGVEGIKEYRNHPADLIILDILMPEKEGLETILDLRREFPQVKIIAMSGGSERAKLDLLDLARRLGAQHTIDKPFQLHAITDLVTQALHEN; this comes from the coding sequence ATGGCAAACATTCTTGTTGTGGATGATGATCGGCAGGTTTGTGATCTGTTGAAGCAAGCCCTAGAAAACCAGGGATATACTGTGGACTGTGCCTCAAACGGAGTCGAAGGCATCAAGGAATATCGCAACCACCCTGCCGATCTCATTATTTTAGATATTCTTATGCCCGAAAAGGAGGGGCTTGAAACCATATTGGATTTGCGGCGTGAATTTCCTCAGGTAAAAATTATTGCCATGTCGGGCGGAAGTGAGCGAGCCAAACTCGATCTATTGGACCTCGCTCGCCGGTTAGGGGCTCAACACACCATCGATAAGCCTTTCCAATTGCACGCCATTACGGACCTCGTGACGCAAGCTCTGCACGAAAATTAG